CCCCGGTCTTTGAAATCTATGGTGCCGTCCTCTTTAAAAATTCCTGGACTCCGGTCTTGGGTATTGAAAAAATATTCAATTTTACCGTCTGTTTCCGGTTGGATTATCGGCATTTCTGCCACGATCCATTTGTCTCCGCCGGCTAGATGCGCCCTTAAACGCTTTGATATTTTTTCATCTGATATTATACCGGAGATCACGCCCCTTTTTTCCAGCAAGGCTTTGACGATTGTTGTATCGATATCTTCGAGTAACGGCTTTTTATTTTTGATCCATGCCTTGGTGGCGTGGTTGGAAACGATCAGTTCAATGGGAATATCATCCTCGGACAGATTCCTCGTCTCTGATGTTTGTTCAGCCGCCGGTATCGCTTGGGTTTCAGCAGCATCTTCAAACATTTCTTTCCAGGTGTGACGGTCAATCATATTTTTTTCCAAAAGAAGATCCCTTACAGGAATGCATTCTCCATTATTTTTAAACCGCCTCATTTGTTCTGACAGACAGATTTCCAAGGCTCCGGAGGAAATCAATTTTTGATCAATCAGTTTTCCGGCTTCGATTTTATCAAGAACTCTTGCCTGGATAAATCGCCTTCTTACCACAAGGCGGCTCACATCTAGCCTGGAGAGTGTGCCTGACGTGGACAGTATGTTTTCAGGTGTCCTTTGGGACGGAGACAGGTCGGTGCGGTTCTCCATTTGTTCTTTTAATTTTAATATTTGTTCCGCTTCGACCAAGCCCTCATTTTGGGCCAGTTCCCAGATATCGGGAACCGTTGTGTACGACTCGATGTCAACGCCGTCACCAAATGACGGGTGCAAGTTGCTCAGTAACGGTATGGCATTTTGGAGCGCAACCCCTATGATTTGATCAATCAGGTCGTAATCGGGGGATGCCATGGCGCCTGCCCACTTTGCCGTGTCTGGTTGACTGCCGATAGTGGGGAAAGACAGGTCGTATTTTTGGGCCATGTCGGCGAGGATCGTTTCTAATTCCTGATTAATGATTTCAAATGCCTGGATCAATGTGGTTTGATTCTGGATTGGCTTATCGGAAAAATAGTAATCTAGGCCCGGAAACATCTTTTCCTGTCCCCTCTCTTTTTCTAATTGGTCCAGCGCATTTTTGATGGATGTCAGTTGTTCCTTTTTTGCTGTTTCCTGCTTTTTAAATGCTTTTTTTTCCAGGGTCTTTTGCTTGGCCAGTTGGTAAAGTTGTGCATTTTGATTTTTGATAATGACTTGAATTCGTCTTTTTTCATGAATGCTGTGATATATTTCAATCTCCTGGGTCAGCATCGCAAATAAGTCCACGTCGTCCCAAGGTTTGGTGATGTACTTGTGAATTCCCCCCTGGTTAATGGCATCCATGGCAGCATCAAAGTCATGGTAGCCTGTCATCAGTATCCGCCTTGAATCCGGGCAAAGATCCATAACTTTATTAAAAAATATATACCCACTGATGCCCGGCATGTTCTGGTCCGACAGAATTACGGCAAAGGGTTTTTCCGCATTCCGGATGATGGTTAATCCCTGTTCGGCGTTTAACGCCGTATTTACGGTGGTAAATCCATGGCGTTTTAGCAGCCTGCGCAATGCTGTTAGAATATTGTGTTCATCATCCACGATCAGAATTCCGGATTCCAGGGTCTCTTGGTTTATGGATTTCATCAGCTTTTTCCCGGCATTGTTAAACCGTTTCGAATCGCAATATCCTGGAACTGTATATATACTTCCTCCCTGATCTGGGCAGCAAAGCCGTTAAGATTACTCTGGGTCAGGATTTTTTTATTTTTCATGGATTGCTCGATTCGATCCAGTTCATTTTTGTTTTTTATATCACCATCCTTCAACGCATCCATTCTATCGGTTACCTCCGCGATCTCTGCGTTCAACCCGTCCAGGATTTTGTCAAACATTTGTGTTTCCTGTTTCAACTCTTTATAGAGTTCAAACAGTTTGAGATTCTGGGCTTTGGCCTGCTCAAACAGGCGTTTGGCCTCAATGGCCGCCTCAAATTGTGTCACAGCATCTAAAACCGCCCGAATGAATGCCTTGTTATCCAGAGGTTTTGGAATGAATCGATTAATTGAACCATTATTTATGGCTCGAATTACGGCAGCCAGGTCCGAATATCCTGACATCAAAAATCTTGGGGTGTCCGGTGAGATCAAGGCGGCTTTTTCAAGCAGGGCATCCCCTGTCATTTCAGGCATCTTCTGGTCACTGATCACCAGTGAATAAGGAATTTCGGCCTGACGCATTTTCAGCAAAGCCTGGTTACCGTCCTGCGCATACTCCGTTGTGATGTTCTCCTGCGCTAAAATTTTTTGAATAAGTGTGGCAATAACTTTTTCATCATCCACGACCAGAATTGGATAGGCATGTGTTTTACTCAATGGATCACCCGTCAAATGTAAAGTTTTCGGCTGCTGTTTTAAGGCAGGCTTCCACAACGTCCGGATCATAGAACCTGCCCCTGTTTTTTTTGATTTCCTCTAATGCTTTGTCCATGCCTAGTCCCGGCCGGTAAGGCCTGTGGGAAGACATGGCCTCAACCACATCCGCCACCGTTAATATTCTTGCTTCGGGCAGGATGTCGTCTCCTGAAAGCCCCAAAGGATAGCCTGAGCCATCCATACGTTCATGGTGCTGGTGAACGATTAGGGCCACAGGCGTGGGGAAATTGATGTTTTTAAGAATATCAAAACTCACCTGGGGATGGGTTTTTATCAAACTGAATTCGATGTCCGACAAGGTGCTCGGTTTTGACAAAATCTCAGCCGGGATGGCGATTTTTCCTAAGTCATGGAGGATTCCGGCCATGCGGATACTGGAGACGATTGTGTTGTCAAGCCCCATGGATCGGGCGATTGCAATGGCAAGCTGTGCCACCCGTTTTTGATGTCCGGCCGTATACGGGTCTCTTGCATCCACGGTTGAGGACAGGCTGTTTGTTACCCCATCGACGATCTCATTCATCCGCTTCAGGCTTTGTTTGAGTTCCTGATTGGTCTCACGCTCCTTGATCACCCGATTAAGCCGGATTTGAAATTCTTTGGTGCTGAACGGTTTTTGAATAAAATCCTTGGCGCCTTGGGTGACGGCATTTTCGTAGGACAAGTCTTTAAAGTAACCGGTCATCATGATAACATCTGCCGAGTAGTTCTCTCTTATCTGTTTTGTCAGCTCAATGCCGCCCATCTCAGGCATGGCGATATCCGTTATCACCACATCCACCACTGTTTCTTCCATCACTGTGATTGCCTCAAGTCCGTTTGAGGCAACAAGACAGTCATACCCTTCTTGAAGAACCAGTCGTTTTGCCAGCTTCAGGATGCTTTTTTCATCATCCACCACCAAAACACTTATTCTTTTTTTTGATGTGACCTCGTCTTCTGTCATGTCTTTACCCCCCTTGTGTTTTCATCAAGTACCTTTCTGACGGTGCCAATGAAAACTTCTTGTTCGATGGGTTTTTGGACAAATGCATGCCATTTGTTTTTCATTTTTTCGTCCACCATATGCTTATTTTGATATCCGCTGCAGAGTACCACCAGTGTATCCGGTCTGCTTTCCAGTATCTTTTCTTTGAGCTTATCGCCGGTCATTCCGGGCATTGTCAGATCGGTTATCACCAGATCAAAGTTTTCAGGATTTTCTTTAAACAGGTTAAGGGCGTCATAGGGATTATTGGCAGTTGTGACGTCATAGCCTTCCTTTTCCAGTATCCGTTTTCCCACTTTTGTGATGGACGGTTCATCATCAATCAGAAGAATACTTTCGGAACCCGTGGTTGCATAAATTATCTCGTCGTCGCACTGATCTGTTGTTACACTGTCTGCAATGGGAATCAAGATGGTAAAAACCGTGCCCTGACCCAATGCTGTTTTTACCTTGATCGTGCCACCGATATCCTTTACGATCCCCTGAACCACAGCAAGCCCCATGCCCGTTCCCTCTCCCTGGGCCTTGGTGGTAAAATAGGGTTCAAACATTTTTTCCATCACCTGCGGGGCAATGCCGGTTCCGGTGTCCGATACTTCAAGCTTGACATAATTACCCGGTTCAAGATCCCGGGTGGATTCCGTATCTGTTTTATCTATTTTTTCGTCCGTCAGGCTGATTCCCAATGCGCCGCCGGCGTTTTTCATGGCATGGGCCGAATTGGTGCAAAGGTTCATCATGACCTGGTGAATCTGGGTGGGATTGGCAAATATAACAGACGCACTTTGCACATCGGTGTTAAGTTCAATTGAGGTGGGAATGGTGGATCGGATAAATTTGGCCACCTCTTTGACAATGTAATCCATTTGAATATAAGAATATTTTTCATCCGACTGTCTGGCAAAGGTTAAAATTTGTCGGACCAAGTCCTTGGCCCTGAGCCCACAGTTCAAAATTTCCGTCAGATCTTCTTCCATCAATGAGTCTTTTTCTGCATTTTTTAATGCCAACTGTGAAAATCCGATAAGGGCGGATAGTATATTATTAAAATCATGGGCGATTCCGCCTGCCAAAGTGCCAATGGCTTCCATCTTGTGGGCCTGGAGCAGCTCTTTTTCAAGGATTTTGCGACGGGTGATGTCCGTGAAAATTTCAATGAATTTCGTATGATCGTCATTTCCCCCAAACACGGGGGTGGTCGTGTGGATATATGTTTTATCAAAAATATCTATGATCATTTCAGACGAGGAGAAGCCCTCAGGTATGTT
This window of the uncultured Desulfobacter sp. genome carries:
- a CDS encoding FapA family protein, with product MKSINQETLESGILIVDDEHNILTALRRLLKRHGFTTVNTALNAEQGLTIIRNAEKPFAVILSDQNMPGISGYIFFNKVMDLCPDSRRILMTGYHDFDAAMDAINQGGIHKYITKPWDDVDLFAMLTQEIEIYHSIHEKRRIQVIIKNQNAQLYQLAKQKTLEKKAFKKQETAKKEQLTSIKNALDQLEKERGQEKMFPGLDYYFSDKPIQNQTTLIQAFEIINQELETILADMAQKYDLSFPTIGSQPDTAKWAGAMASPDYDLIDQIIGVALQNAIPLLSNLHPSFGDGVDIESYTTVPDIWELAQNEGLVEAEQILKLKEQMENRTDLSPSQRTPENILSTSGTLSRLDVSRLVVRRRFIQARVLDKIEAGKLIDQKLISSGALEICLSEQMRRFKNNGECIPVRDLLLEKNMIDRHTWKEMFEDAAETQAIPAAEQTSETRNLSEDDIPIELIVSNHATKAWIKNKKPLLEDIDTTIVKALLEKRGVISGIISDEKISKRLRAHLAGGDKWIVAEMPIIQPETDGKIEYFFNTQDRSPGIFKEDGTIDFKDRGDIPFVKKGALLAKKILWEQAPAVPNVLGEQIRLEPLENVTLKAGTGTMLSEDGFALYATDEGEPCLDNRGIVSVYQELIIKNDVGFETGHVDFEGNVFVHGNIKDGFKVSCANLTVNEINGGIISITKDLKVSKGITNAQVTAQGSITTQFINKSKIKALGNMNVTREIMESSISINGHFLNTEGRILSSTIGAKMGLFVRLVGTEKSEPSTLKPGRNDYLNEIKDKLIKKENKIKSLIIKLTQKKKNLEEQNLNIHEKIMVHSCSCETLKKNAEKLQAQVSHITENRKGSIKEEYKETVFRLKTAEKAIRTLFNTQDDLVAQIEACQGNIQKALNDQAEITEQKMEIDQLKALDNGVPRVRISKHIQAGTRIIGPNSAMNVQYNSGACNIVEVTKYYGNLPAGKEMAIQNF
- a CDS encoding response regulator → MSKTHAYPILVVDDEKVIATLIQKILAQENITTEYAQDGNQALLKMRQAEIPYSLVISDQKMPEMTGDALLEKAALISPDTPRFLMSGYSDLAAVIRAINNGSINRFIPKPLDNKAFIRAVLDAVTQFEAAIEAKRLFEQAKAQNLKLFELYKELKQETQMFDKILDGLNAEIAEVTDRMDALKDGDIKNKNELDRIEQSMKNKKILTQSNLNGFAAQIREEVYIQFQDIAIRNGLTMPGKS
- a CDS encoding HD domain-containing phosphohydrolase, producing the protein MTEDEVTSKKRISVLVVDDEKSILKLAKRLVLQEGYDCLVASNGLEAITVMEETVVDVVITDIAMPEMGGIELTKQIRENYSADVIMMTGYFKDLSYENAVTQGAKDFIQKPFSTKEFQIRLNRVIKERETNQELKQSLKRMNEIVDGVTNSLSSTVDARDPYTAGHQKRVAQLAIAIARSMGLDNTIVSSIRMAGILHDLGKIAIPAEILSKPSTLSDIEFSLIKTHPQVSFDILKNINFPTPVALIVHQHHERMDGSGYPLGLSGDDILPEARILTVADVVEAMSSHRPYRPGLGMDKALEEIKKNRGRFYDPDVVEACLKTAAENFTFDG
- a CDS encoding response regulator — encoded protein: MERVQKILIVDDKPENIFSLKKVLAEINAEIIEALNGNDALIASLNHEFALAILDVQMPEMDGYELAEFLRSEEKTRSIPIIFVSAVYSSDYHVFKGYEAGAVDFMVKPFETKILLSKVNVFLELDRQKRALAASKAHIERQLHALNASEYRFKSLVETVPDIVYRINTDGCFSFVNHAVKRLGYEPEELVGRHFSCLIRPMDLAQVSRETAIDKLSIGALNKPLKLFDERRTGDRKTTGLEIRLVSKKGNHNLTATLEQIGDDSIVVEINSAGLYSENTKNENKIHLGTVGVIRDITQRKKLENHLRKSKEKLKQRVAERTRELVEKNRELRAEIELRKTAEQTVRKTQKQWEEIFEAIGHMAVVIDDNHTIIAANRFAVQQIGIPKNKIIGAKCHDIFHGSNSPILHCPIQKNIPEGFSSSEMIIDIFDKTYIHTTTPVFGGNDDHTKFIEIFTDITRRKILEKELLQAHKMEAIGTLAGGIAHDFNNILSALIGFSQLALKNAEKDSLMEEDLTEILNCGLRAKDLVRQILTFARQSDEKYSYIQMDYIVKEVAKFIRSTIPTSIELNTDVQSASVIFANPTQIHQVMMNLCTNSAHAMKNAGGALGISLTDEKIDKTDTESTRDLEPGNYVKLEVSDTGTGIAPQVMEKMFEPYFTTKAQGEGTGMGLAVVQGIVKDIGGTIKVKTALGQGTVFTILIPIADSVTTDQCDDEIIYATTGSESILLIDDEPSITKVGKRILEKEGYDVTTANNPYDALNLFKENPENFDLVITDLTMPGMTGDKLKEKILESRPDTLVVLCSGYQNKHMVDEKMKNKWHAFVQKPIEQEVFIGTVRKVLDENTRGVKT